The following are encoded together in the Chaetodon auriga isolate fChaAug3 chromosome 6, fChaAug3.hap1, whole genome shotgun sequence genome:
- the cpt1b gene encoding carnitine O-palmitoyltransferase 1, muscle isoform, whose translation MAEAHQAVGFQFTVRPDGVDLKLSEEVIKNIYLSGVTAWKKRAIQFKNGVLAGVYPASPSSWLIVVIAMMSSLYIRIDPSLGMIDAIKENLPCRDYMSVQTRAVLSAILFATGLWLFLIYLLRYTLKALLSYHGWIFESHGKMSTSTKVWLSLVKMFSGRRPLLYSFQASLPRLPVPSVDDTIHRYLESVRPLLDSKQYNQMEILASDFKDSKAAQLQRYLILKSWWATNYVSDWWEEYIYLRGRSPIMVNSNFYIMDLLYMTPTHRQAARAGNVVHAMLQYRRKLERGEHAPLRALGTVPMCSTQMERMFNTTRIPGIDTDIVQHLTDRKHLIVYHKGRFFQLWLYTGGRHLLPSELETQFQRILSDTSEPQPGELKLAALTAGNRVPWARARIKYFSQGANKVSLDAVESAAFFLTLDDEVQGYDPAKTGSIDSYAKSLLHGKCYDRWFDKSFSLISYPNGKMGINVEHSWADAPIVGHMWEYVLATDCFHLGYTEEGHCKGDVNKGLPYPTRLQWQIPKECQDAIETSYLSAKQIADDVDFHGCLFTEFGKGLIKKCRTSPDAFIQLALQLAQFRDQGVFCLTYESSMTRMFRDGRTETVRSCTSEAVAFVRAMEDAGATNSQRLGLFRKAADKHQNMYRLAMTGSGIDRHLFCLYIVSKYFGVDSPFLKKVLSEPWKLSTSQTPQQQLNLVDINKFPKYVGAGGGFGPVADDGYGVSYIIVGENLITFHISSKFSSPDTDSYRFGQHIWKAMLDIQALFKSENDKKMTEHVKLAQRENGKKHI comes from the exons ATGGCTGAGGCGCATCAGGCGGTGGGCTTCCAGTTCACCGTGCGCCCGGATGGTGTGGACCTTAAACTGAGTGAAGAGGTCATCAAAAACATCTACCTGTCAGGAGTGACAGCATGGAAGAAGCGAGCCATTCAATTCAAG AATGGCGTATTGGCTGGTGTCTATCCTGCCAGTCCGTCCAGCTGGCTGATAGTTGTGATTGCCATGATGAGTTCCTTGTATATCCGCATTGACCCCTCTCTAGGAATGATTGATGCAATCAAGGAAAACCTACCATGCAG AGACTATATGTCAGTGCAGACCCGGGCTGTGCTGAGTGCCATCTTGTTCGCCACGGGACTATGGCTGTTCCTCATCTACCTCTTGAGATACACTCTCAAAGCTCTGCTCTCCTACCATGGATGGATTTTTGAATCTCATGGAAAAATGAGCACGTCAACCAAAGTGTGGCTG AGCCTGGTGAAGATGTTCTCTGGCCGCAGACCACTGCTCTATAGTTTCCAGGCCTCCTTACCCCGGCTGCCTGTGCCCAGCGTGGATGATACAATTCACAGG TACCTTGAGTCAGTCCGTCCTCTGCTGGACAGCAAACAGTACAACCAAATGGAGATTTTAGCCAGTGACTTTAAAGATTCCAAAGCAGCCCAGTTGCAAAGATACCTAATCCTAAAATCCTGGTGGGCAACAAATTAT GTAAGTGACTGGTGGGAGGAGTACATCTACCTCAGGGGCAGGAGTCCTATCATGGTGAACAGTAACTTCTATATAATG GACCTCTTGTACATGACCCCGACACATCGCCAGGCTGCACGGGCAGGGAATGTGGTCCATGCCATGCTGCAGTACAGACGCAAACTGGAACGTGGTGAACATGCTCCG CTGAGGGCTTTGGGGACTGTTCCTATGTGTTCCACTCAGATGGAGAGGATGTTTAACACCACCCGCATCCCTGGGATTGACACAG ATATTGTGCAGCATCTGACGGATCGTAAGCACCTGATTGTCTACCACAAGGGCCGTTTCTTCCAGTTGTGGCTGTACACTGGAGGGCGCCACCTCTTACCCAGTGAACTTGAGACACAGTTTCAAAGGATCCTCAGTGATACATCAGAACCTCAGCCAGGAGAACTCAAATTAGCTGCTCTTACTGCAGGAAATAG AGTTCCATGGGCTCGAGCTCGGATTAAATATTTCAGCCAGGGAGCAAACAAAGTATCCCTGGACGCTGTTGAGTCAGCTGCCTTCTTCCTGACACTGGATGATGAGGTGCAGGGTTATGACCCCGCGAAGACCGGCTCGATCGACAGTTATGCCAAATCCTTGCTTCATGGAAAATGTTATGACAG GTGGTTCGACAAGTCTTTCAGCTTGATCTCCTATCCAAATGGAAAAATGGGTATAAATGTTGAACATTCTTGGGCTGATGCACCAATTGTTGGACATATGTGGGAG TATGTCCTTGCAACAGACTGCTTCCATCTCGGCTACACGGAGGAGGGGCACTGTAAAGGCGATGTGAACAAAGGCCTGCCTTATCCCACTCGACTACAGTGGCAGATTCCAAAGGAG TGCCAAGATGCCATTGAGACCTCATACCTATCAGCCAAGCAGATAGCTGATGACGTGGACTTCCATGGCTGTCTGTTCACTGAGTTTGGCAAAGGGCTGATCAAGAAGTGCAGGACCAGCCCCGATGCCTTTATTCAGCTGGCCCTGCAGCTGGCCCAGTTCAGG GACCAGGGAGTGTTCTGTCTGACGTATGAATCATCGATGACTCGTATGTTCAGAGATGGTCGGACAGAGACGGTACGCTCCTGCACGTCTGAGGCCGTTGCATTCGTCAGAGCCATGGAGGATGCAGGTGCAACA AATTCCCAGAGACTTGGATTATTTCGGAAGGCAGCAGATAAGCATCAAAACATGTATCGTCTGGCCATGACTGGTTCTGGTATCGACCGTCACCTCTTCTGTCTCTACATTGTGTCCAAATACTTCGGTGTTGACTCACCATTTCTTAAGAAG GTGCTTTCGGAGCCCTGGAAGTTGTCTACCAGCCAgactccacagcagcagctcaattTAGTTGACATCAACAAGTTCCCTAAATATGTGGGCGCTGGTGGTGGATTTGGCCCA GTTGCTGATGATGGTTATGGTGTGTCTTATATAATTGTTGGAGAAAACCTCATCACATTCCACATCTCCAGCAAGTTCTCAAGCCCTGACACG GACTCATACCGGTTTGGCCAGCACATATGGAAGGCCATGCTTGACATCCAGGCACTTTTCAAGTCTGAAAATGATAAGAAGATGACAGAGCATGTGAAGCTTGCACAGCGGGAAAATGGGAAAAAGCACATATAA
- the LOC143322707 gene encoding LOW QUALITY PROTEIN: kelch repeat and BTB domain-containing protein 2 (The sequence of the model RefSeq protein was modified relative to this genomic sequence to represent the inferred CDS: substituted 1 base at 1 genomic stop codon): MVTVQTSTHAFHVDLRRLSECSEYFRALSQSRMRETSESLIHLDHVSSSIFYNLLEFSFHNKFKVPWEELDTHIQVSNYLLTEAFLLECLSVLADKLSPGNCLSYLSLAREICCVELRMTVFTYLSRNLLEMSHLIKCLNDEERDEVVHLRIQGDRQLCSLRKENLTSWNDPETECARHIFTLQGSEDSGDWYPVTELPFMADKWCFTTVVLYNYLYIIGGYRQRVKRGWEFKMASFRYNPCTHTWVATAPLIKHRRHFSAVACEGCIXAVGGWYLDSLVTPDSSTALYTAVERYDPWDDAWRFVSSLPLTDFQFTMSLSHDVPLVTSLGHCLYVLGSIQRTGEKLLLQYNTRQDSWSELLPTLTRADADLPALYFLGATDRLLVIGGNNSENVVTSFCLQSQRWGQVHRAEKVAFAGQGTVVGDQVLMPSIEHNTVARMDLQTLSLSALPPLPISTRYEAIFYLHF, encoded by the exons ATGGTGACAGTCCAAACCAGTACACATGCCTTCCAT GTTGACCTCAGGAGACTCTCAGAGTGCAGTGAGTACTTTCGAGCCTTGTCCCAGTCCAGAATGAGAGAGACGTCAGAGAGCCTCATCCATCTGGACCAcgtgtcctcctccatcttctaCAATCTCCTTGAGTTCTCCTTCCATAATAAGTTTAAAGTCCCTTGGGAGGAGTtggacacacacatccag GTCAGTAACTATCTCCTGACTGAGGCCTTCCTCTTGGAGTGCCTGTCAGTCCTGGCAGATAAACTCAGCCCAGGTAACTGTTTGTCCTACCTGAGTCTGGCTCGGGAGATCTGCTGTGTGGAGCTGAGGATGACAGTGTTCACCTACCTGAGTAGAAACCTACTGGAAATGTCTCACCTGATCAA GTGTCTGAACgatgaagagagggatgaagttGTCCACCTGAGGATACAAGGAGACCgacagctctgcagcctcaggAAAGAGAACCTGACATCTTGGAACGACCCAGAAACAGAATGTGCCCGACATATCTTCACTCTGCAAGGGTCCGAAGACAGCGGAGATTGGTATCCAGTTACAGAGCTTCCTTTCATGGCTGATAAGTGGTGTTTCACTACAGTGGTCCTGTATAACTACCTGTACATTATAGGAGGCTACCGGCAGCGTGTGAAGAGAGGGTGGGAGTTCAAGATGGCTTCCTTTAGATATAATCCCTGTACTCATACTTGGGTCGCCACAGCTCCTCTGATTAAG CACAGAAGGCACTTCAGTGCAGTGGCCTGTGAAGGCTGCATATAAGCTGTGGGAGGCTGGTACTTGGACTCACTGGTGACTCCAGACTCCAGCACGGCTCTCTATACAGCTGTAGAACGCTATGACCCGTGGGACGACGCATGGAG GTTTGTCTCCTCACTGCCGCTCACTGACTTCCAGTTCACCATGTCCTTGTCCCATGATGTGCCCCTTGTCACTAGCCTTGGACACTGTCTGTATGTGTTGGGGAGCATCCAGAGGACTGGagagaaactgctgctgcagtacaATACAAGACAAG ACTCCTGGTCTGAGCTGCTTCCCACTCTTACCAGAGCAGATGCAGACCTCCCTGCTCTTTACTTCCTGGGtgccactgacagactgcttGTGATTGGTGGAAACAACTCAGAGAATGTGGTGACATCATTCTGCTTGCAGTCCCAGAGATGGGGACAG gtgCACAGGGCTGAGAAAGTGGCATTTGCAGGGCAGGGGACAGTTGTAGGTGACCAGGTCCTGATGCCAAGTATAGAGCACAACACTGTTGCAAGGATGGACCTGCAAACTCTCTCCCTCAgtgctcttcctcctctaccCATCTCCACCCGCTATGAAGCTATCTTTTATCTTCACTTTTAA